From Leopardus geoffroyi isolate Oge1 chromosome B4, O.geoffroyi_Oge1_pat1.0, whole genome shotgun sequence, a single genomic window includes:
- the SLC25A18 gene encoding mitochondrial glutamate carrier 2 isoform X1 — protein sequence MSSQDLSITAKLINGGVAGLVGVTCVFPIDLAKTRLQNQHGKDIYKGMIDCLVKTARAEGFLGMYRGAAVNLTLVTPEKAIKLAANDFFRQLLMEDGMQRNLKMEMLAGCGAGMCQVVVTCPMEMLKIQLQDAGRLAVHRQGSASAPSSSRSYTTRSAPTHKRPSATLIAWELLRTRGLSGLYKGLGATLLRDIPFSIIYFPLFANLNNLGFNERTGKASFAHSFMSGCVAGSIAAVTVTPLDVLKTRIQTLKKGLGEDSYSGITDCARKIWIQEGPSALMKGAGCRALVIAPLFGIAQGVYFIGIGERILKCFE from the exons ATGTCCAGCCAGGATTTGAG TATTACAGCAAAACTCATCAATGGAGGTGTGGCAGGGCTTGTTGGGGTGACTTGTGTGTTCCCCATCGACTTGGCCAAGACTCGGCTGCAGAATCAACATGGAAAAGATATCTACAAAGGAAT GATAGACTGCCTGGTGAAAACTGCCAGGGCGGAAGGCTTCTTGGGCATGTACCGAG GGGCTGCAGTGAACCTAACCTTGGTCACTCCAGAGAAGGCCATCAAGCTGGCAGCCAATGACTTCTTCCGGCAGCTGCTAATGGAGGATGG GATGCAGCGGAACCTGAAGATGGAGATGCTAGCTGGATGTGGAGCTGGAATGTGCCAAGTGGTGGTCACTTGTCCCATGGAAATGCTCAAGATTCAGCTGCAGGATGCTGGCCGCTTGG CAGTTCATCGTCAGGGCTCGGCCTCAGCGCCTTCCTCCTCCAGGTCTTACACTACCCGCTCGGCTCCCACCCACAAGCGCCCGTCTGCCACCCTTATTGCCTGGGAACTACTTCGCACCCGGGGCCTGTCTGGTCTCTATAAGGGTCTGGGCGCCACTCTCCTCAG AGACATTCCCTTCTCCATCATCTACTTCCCACTGTTTGCCAACCTTAACAACCTTGGGTTCAACGAGCGTACCGGGAAGGCCTCCTTTGCTCATTCCTTTATGTCAGGCTGTGTTGCGGGTTCCATAGCTGCTGTCACAGTAACACCTCTGGACG TTTTGAAAACTCGAATCCAAACCCTCAAAAAAGGCCTGGGTGAGGACAGCTACAGTGGGATCACCGACTGTGCCAG gaAAATCTGGATTCAGGAGGGACCATCTGCCCTCATGAAGGGAGCAGGCTGCCGGGCCCTGGTCATAGCCCCTCTCTTTGGGATTGCCCAAGGGGTCTACTTCATTGGTATTGGAGAGCGGATCTTAAAGTGTTTCGAGTAG
- the SLC25A18 gene encoding mitochondrial glutamate carrier 2 isoform X2, whose protein sequence is MSSQDLSITAKLINGGVAGLVGVTCVFPIDLAKTRLQNQHGKDIYKGMIDCLVKTARAEGFLGMYRGAAVNLTLVTPEKAIKLAANDFFRQLLMEDGMQRNLKMEMLAGCGAGMCQVVVTCPMEMLKIQLQDAGRLVHRQGSASAPSSSRSYTTRSAPTHKRPSATLIAWELLRTRGLSGLYKGLGATLLRDIPFSIIYFPLFANLNNLGFNERTGKASFAHSFMSGCVAGSIAAVTVTPLDVLKTRIQTLKKGLGEDSYSGITDCARKIWIQEGPSALMKGAGCRALVIAPLFGIAQGVYFIGIGERILKCFE, encoded by the exons ATGTCCAGCCAGGATTTGAG TATTACAGCAAAACTCATCAATGGAGGTGTGGCAGGGCTTGTTGGGGTGACTTGTGTGTTCCCCATCGACTTGGCCAAGACTCGGCTGCAGAATCAACATGGAAAAGATATCTACAAAGGAAT GATAGACTGCCTGGTGAAAACTGCCAGGGCGGAAGGCTTCTTGGGCATGTACCGAG GGGCTGCAGTGAACCTAACCTTGGTCACTCCAGAGAAGGCCATCAAGCTGGCAGCCAATGACTTCTTCCGGCAGCTGCTAATGGAGGATGG GATGCAGCGGAACCTGAAGATGGAGATGCTAGCTGGATGTGGAGCTGGAATGTGCCAAGTGGTGGTCACTTGTCCCATGGAAATGCTCAAGATTCAGCTGCAGGATGCTGGCCGCTTGG TTCATCGTCAGGGCTCGGCCTCAGCGCCTTCCTCCTCCAGGTCTTACACTACCCGCTCGGCTCCCACCCACAAGCGCCCGTCTGCCACCCTTATTGCCTGGGAACTACTTCGCACCCGGGGCCTGTCTGGTCTCTATAAGGGTCTGGGCGCCACTCTCCTCAG AGACATTCCCTTCTCCATCATCTACTTCCCACTGTTTGCCAACCTTAACAACCTTGGGTTCAACGAGCGTACCGGGAAGGCCTCCTTTGCTCATTCCTTTATGTCAGGCTGTGTTGCGGGTTCCATAGCTGCTGTCACAGTAACACCTCTGGACG TTTTGAAAACTCGAATCCAAACCCTCAAAAAAGGCCTGGGTGAGGACAGCTACAGTGGGATCACCGACTGTGCCAG gaAAATCTGGATTCAGGAGGGACCATCTGCCCTCATGAAGGGAGCAGGCTGCCGGGCCCTGGTCATAGCCCCTCTCTTTGGGATTGCCCAAGGGGTCTACTTCATTGGTATTGGAGAGCGGATCTTAAAGTGTTTCGAGTAG